The Nitrospira sp. DNA segment TTGAGTTCGTCTGCCTTTGACATGGGTTTCCCTCCCATCGATGATCTGGAACACCAATTCACCGGCCTGGCTCGAGGAAAGAAGTCATCCTTGTTCGAGTCTCAGTATGCCACGCTCCCATGCTAAGCGCTACACCTCGCGACGCGGCCGGCCTTGAACAGGTTGCCGGCGATTGCGCTGCCCATCTTTCCAAGGCCGATGAATCCCATTGATTCTATCGCATGAACTCCTCGGTTACCGCTCTGCTATGTTAAATCCCAACGATCTTTGGTGGTAGTCTTTCTCCCTCGCTGAGCAGCCGCTCCAGCGTCACTCTGGGACAGACATTGTGCTCAATGTAGGCCAGCAGGTTTGTTCCGACGCCACGGATGAGTCGTTCCGCGTCAGCGTCCAGGCATCGACCCTCATTGTCGAAGACCGTCCTGACATTCGCGATTGAAATCGGCAACGGCAGAACGATCCCTCCGACATGCGAGACTACGCTCCGCAGATGCTCTAAGGATTTCACGGCGCCGATCGTTCCCCCCGCGACGCCCAGTAGCGCGACCGGCTTCCCGGCCAAGGGGGACGGATGACCGAGACTTTCAATAATGTGCTTCATCACGCTGCTGAAACTGCCGTAATATTCCGGCGTGGCCAAGATGACTC contains these protein-coding regions:
- a CDS encoding NAD(P)H-dependent oxidoreductase, with translation MARSSDKIHIVIINGSVRPGNYTSMAIALVLDELKKHPKVATEVIDPATLNLPPPGTDPPSKDAKQLQQKVGEATGVILATPEYYGSFSSVMKHIIESLGHPSPLAGKPVALLGVAGGTIGAVKSLEHLRSVVSHVGGIVLPLPISIANVRTVFDNEGRCLDADAERLIRGVGTNLLAYIEHNVCPRVTLERLLSEGERLPPKIVGI